The following is a genomic window from Thermoanaerobaculales bacterium.
ATCGAGGGATGCGAAGCTACGTTCCGAAACCAGAGTCGATCACGCGGGAGTGGCGTGTCCTGGACGCCTCCGAGCACGTGCTCGGGCGGTTGGCCACGGAGGCTGCGCGTCTGCTCCGAGGCAAGCACAAGGCAGAGTTCACGCCCCACCTCGACACCGGGGACTTCGTGGTCGTGGTCAACGCCGACAAGCTCCGGGTCAGCGGCGACAAGCTGCACGACAAGCTCTACTACCGCCACTCCGGCCGCCCTGGCAGCCTCAGGGTGGAGAGCCTCGAGGAGCGGATGGCGAAGTACCCCGAGCGGGTCATCCGGGACGCGGTCTGGGGCATGCTGCCGAAGAACCGGCTCGGCCGGAAGCTGCTGCGCAAGCTCAAGGTCTATCGCGGGCCCGACCATCCGCACGAGGCGCAGCAACCGAAGATCCACGCGTGGTGATGGCTGTAAGGGGGACCAGTGGCTGAGATCCAGTACTACGGCACGGGACGTCGCAAGACCGCGGTGGCGCGCGTCTACCTGCGCCCCGGCAGCGGCCAGATCACCGTCAACCGCCGCAGCTTCGACGAGTACTTCGCCAATCAGGTGCTGAAGATGGTGATCCGTCAGCCGCTGCTGCTGACCGAGACCGCGGATCGGTTCGACATCCTCGTCAACGTCGTCGGCGGCGGGCCGAACGGCCAGGCCGGCGCCATCCGACACGGCATCGCGCGCGCGCTTCTCGAGTACAACGCCGAGCTGCGGCCGCGGCTCAAGGCCGCCGGCTTCCTGACCCGCGATCCCCGGACGGTGGAACGCAAGAAGTACGGTCAGCCCAAGGCGCGCAAGCGGTTCCAGTTCTCGAAGAGGTAAGGGAGCGTTTCGTGGCCAGCATTCAGATGAAAGAGCTGCTGGAGGCCGGTGTCCATTTCGGGCACCAGACCCGCCGTTGGAACCCGAAGATGAAGCCCTTCATCTTCGGCAAGCGGAACGGCATCCACATCGTGGACCTGCAGAAGACTCTCCAGTACTTCGAGGATGCCGGGGAGTTCGTCCGCGACCTCGCCGCCAACGGCCGCAACGTCCTGTTCGTCGGCACCAAGCGCCAGGCCCAGGACGCGATCCGCGAGGAGGCGGTGCGGTGCGGGATGTTCTACGTCAACCACCGCTGGCTGGGTGGGACGATGACGAACTTCCGGACCATCCGCAAGTCCATCGACCGCTTCAAGGAGATCGAAGGGATCCTCGCCAACGAGGAGTCCCACCTGACCAAGAAGGAACGGATCCGGCTCGAGCGGCAGCGGCGCAAGATGGAGCGCGCGCTCGGCGGGATCAAGGACATGGAGGACCTGCCCGACGCCCTGTTCGTGATCGACACCGTCCACGAGCACATCGCGGTGCGCGAGGCCAACCGGCTCGGCATCCCGGTGGTGGCGGTGGTCGACACCAACTGCGACCCCGAGGAAGTGGACGTGCCGATTCCGGGCAACGACGACGCGATCCGGGCGATCCGGCTGTTCACGTCGCGCATCGCGGACAACGTGCTCGAGGGCCTCAACCTTGCCGACGAGCGCTTCGTCAGCCCGGCCGCCGCGCCCGAGGAGGGGGCGGCTGCGGGTCGCGGGCCGGGAGCGCCGGCGGGCGACCCGGCCGGCGCGGCGACGGAGGCCGCCGACGGCGACCTGCCGATGATCGACGATCTGACCGATGACGATGAGGAGATGCCGCCCGTCAAGGCGTGAGCTGCGAAGTCCGCGAACGACGTCCACGGGGTCAGGCGCCGCGAGCTCCTGGCCCCGTTTTCAAAAGAGGTGAAGCATGGAGATCACAGCAGCTGCGGTGAAGGAGCTCCGGGAACGCACCGGCGCCGGCATGATGGACTGCAAGAAGGCGCTCACCGAGGCCGGCGGGGACCTCAAGGAGGCGATCGAGATCCTGCGCACGAAGGGCCTTGCCGCCGCCTCGAAGAAGGCCCACCGCAAGGCCTCCGAGGGGGCGGTGGTGGTGGTCGGCGACGCCGGCCGGATGGTGGTCCTCGAGCTCAACTGCGAGACCGACTTCGTGGCCCGCAACCCGAAGTTCCAGGAGTTCGCCCGCGCCCTCGCCGAGCAGGCGCTGGCGGGCGGTGCCGCCACCGCCGACGAGCTCAGGGCGCAGGCCTTCCGCGGCGACGCCGGGCACACCGTGGAGCAGGCGATCTCCCAGCAGATCGCCACCATCGGCGAGAACATCGTGCTGTCCCGGCTGACCCGGGTGGCGGCGCGGGCCGGTCACAAGCTGTCGTCCTACGTCCACGGCGGCGGCAAGATCGGGGTCGTGGTCGAGGGCACCGACGCGGTCACCGCGGAGGCCCTGCACGACGTCGCCCTCCACGTTGCCGCGGCACAGCCGAGGTTCGTCACCCGCGAGCAGGTGACTGACGACGTCCTCGCCACCGAGCGGCGGATCGCGCGCCAGCAGGCGATCGACCAGGGCAAGCCGGAGCACATCGCCGAGAAGATGGTCACCGGCAAGATGGAGAAGTTCTTCGAGCAGGAGGTGCTGCTGGAGCAGCCCTTCGCGAAGGACACCGACAGGACCGTGGCACAATACCTGCGCGCGGCCGGCGGCGACGGCGCCACGGTGGCGAGCTTCGTGTGCTTCCGGCTCGGGGAGGCGGTCGACTCGTAGTGGCGATGGCAGACACGGCCAGGTACCGGCGGATCCTCGTCAAGCTGTCGGGGGAGGCCCTGATGGGGCCGCGGCCCTTCGGCATCGACCCGGCGGTGGTGTCGGGCGTCGCCGGCGAGCTCGCCGTGGTGCACCGGCTCGGGGTCCAGGTCGCGGCGGTGGTCGGCGGCGGCAACATCATCCGCGGGGTCTCGGCGCACGGGCAGGGGATCGACCGCATCACCGGCGACTCGATGGGGATGCTCGCGACCGTGATCAACGCGCTCGCGCTGTCGTCGGCCATCGAGCGGCTCGGGATCCCGACCCGGGTCCAGACCGCCATCGAGATGCACGAGGTGGCGGAGCCGTTCATCCGGCGGCGGGCGATCCGGCACCTCGAGAAGGGCCGGATCGTGGTCTTCGCGGGCGGCACCGGCAGCCCATTCTTCACCACCGACTCGGCGGCCGCGCTGCGCGCCAACGAGATCGGCGCCGAGATCCTGATCAAGGCGACCAAGGTCGACGGAGTGTTCACGGCCGATCCGGCGATCGACCCGGAGGCCAGCCTGATCCCGAGGGTGAGCTATCAGGAGGTGCTCGCGCGGGAGCTCATGGTGATGGACGCCGCGGCCATCGCGCTGTGCAGGGAGAGCGCGATCCCGGTGCAGATCTTCAACATCGGCAGGCCGGGGAACCTGCGGCTGGTGGTGCTCGGGGAGCAGGTGGGGTCCTGGATCGGCCCGGAGGAGGCGGTATGAACGAGGTGCTGAAAGAGCACGAGGCGCGGATGGCGGGGGCCGTGGAGAGCTTCCGGGCGGAGCTGTCGCGGCTGCGCACCGGCCGCGCGTCGCTGGCGCTGCTCGACGGGATCACGGTCGACTACTACGGCACCCAGATGCCGATCAACCAGGTGGCGTCGCTGTCGGTCCCCGACCCGACGACGATCGTGATCGCGCCGTGGGAGCCGAAGGTCCTGGCCGACGTCGAGAAGGCGCTGCTGCGGTCGAACCTCGGCCTGACCCCGAACAACGACGGCAGGGTGGTGCGGCTCGTCATGCCGGCGCTGACCGAGGAGCGGCGACGCGACCTGGTCAAGGTCGCGCACGAGTACGCGGAGCACACCCGCAACGCGATCCGCCAGGTCCGTCGCGACGGCAATGACCGGGTCAAGAAGATGGAGAAGGACAAGAAGATCTCCGAGGACGAGCTGCACCACGGGCTCGACAGCATCCAGAAGCTGACCGACGCCTACGTCGCCAAGGTCGGCGAGATCCTCGAGCGCAAGGAGAAGGAGATCCTCGAGGTCTGAGGCCCCCGCCCGCCCAGGATCTGGGATATAGGGGATAGGGGATAGGGCGCCGCCCGGGAAGCCCAGCCACGGCCGGAGAGAATCCGAGCCGATGCGGTTGGCAGCGATCCCTAGATCCTAGCCCCCAGATCCTAGATCCTCTCCTTCGGAAGTGACCCAATCCCCAACCCCTTTCCACGGAGACGGAGACGGGCACGGGCACGGAAGCGGGCGCGGATCCGGCTTCGTTCTCCGCACTTCGCCGTGACGAGAGCGGACGCCGGCGGGAGGGCGCCCTATCCCCTAACCCCTGTCCCCTATCCCCTGCCCCGAGTACACTCCCCTGCGATGAGCCACGACAGGGGCACCTCCGACTCCGATTGGATCGTCGGTTTCCACGCCGTCCTCGGCGCGCTCACCGCGGGACGCCCGGTCGAGACGGTATGGCTGCAGAAGGGGCGCCGCGACCAGCGACTGCAGCGGCTGCTCGACGCCGCCAGGGAGCGCGGCGTGGCCACCCGCTGGGTGCCGCGCGGCCGGCTCGATGAGCTGGCGGGGGAGAGCCCGCACAACGGCTGCGCGGCCCGCTGCGGGCCGGTGCAGCTGGCCCGGCTCGAGGAGGTGGTGGCCGCGGAGGGGCGGCCGGCTCGCCTGCTGCTGGTGGACGA
Proteins encoded in this region:
- the rplM gene encoding 50S ribosomal protein L13 — its product is MRSYVPKPESITREWRVLDASEHVLGRLATEAARLLRGKHKAEFTPHLDTGDFVVVVNADKLRVSGDKLHDKLYYRHSGRPGSLRVESLEERMAKYPERVIRDAVWGMLPKNRLGRKLLRKLKVYRGPDHPHEAQQPKIHAW
- the pyrH gene encoding UMP kinase; the encoded protein is MADTARYRRILVKLSGEALMGPRPFGIDPAVVSGVAGELAVVHRLGVQVAAVVGGGNIIRGVSAHGQGIDRITGDSMGMLATVINALALSSAIERLGIPTRVQTAIEMHEVAEPFIRRRAIRHLEKGRIVVFAGGTGSPFFTTDSAAALRANEIGAEILIKATKVDGVFTADPAIDPEASLIPRVSYQEVLARELMVMDAAAIALCRESAIPVQIFNIGRPGNLRLVVLGEQVGSWIGPEEAV
- the rpsI gene encoding 30S ribosomal protein S9, with protein sequence MAEIQYYGTGRRKTAVARVYLRPGSGQITVNRRSFDEYFANQVLKMVIRQPLLLTETADRFDILVNVVGGGPNGQAGAIRHGIARALLEYNAELRPRLKAAGFLTRDPRTVERKKYGQPKARKRFQFSKR
- the tsf gene encoding translation elongation factor Ts; its protein translation is MEITAAAVKELRERTGAGMMDCKKALTEAGGDLKEAIEILRTKGLAAASKKAHRKASEGAVVVVGDAGRMVVLELNCETDFVARNPKFQEFARALAEQALAGGAATADELRAQAFRGDAGHTVEQAISQQIATIGENIVLSRLTRVAARAGHKLSSYVHGGGKIGVVVEGTDAVTAEALHDVALHVAAAQPRFVTREQVTDDVLATERRIARQQAIDQGKPEHIAEKMVTGKMEKFFEQEVLLEQPFAKDTDRTVAQYLRAAGGDGATVASFVCFRLGEAVDS
- the frr gene encoding ribosome recycling factor produces the protein MNEVLKEHEARMAGAVESFRAELSRLRTGRASLALLDGITVDYYGTQMPINQVASLSVPDPTTIVIAPWEPKVLADVEKALLRSNLGLTPNNDGRVVRLVMPALTEERRRDLVKVAHEYAEHTRNAIRQVRRDGNDRVKKMEKDKKISEDELHHGLDSIQKLTDAYVAKVGEILERKEKEILEV
- the rpsB gene encoding 30S ribosomal protein S2; this translates as MASIQMKELLEAGVHFGHQTRRWNPKMKPFIFGKRNGIHIVDLQKTLQYFEDAGEFVRDLAANGRNVLFVGTKRQAQDAIREEAVRCGMFYVNHRWLGGTMTNFRTIRKSIDRFKEIEGILANEESHLTKKERIRLERQRRKMERALGGIKDMEDLPDALFVIDTVHEHIAVREANRLGIPVVAVVDTNCDPEEVDVPIPGNDDAIRAIRLFTSRIADNVLEGLNLADERFVSPAAAPEEGAAAGRGPGAPAGDPAGAATEAADGDLPMIDDLTDDDEEMPPVKA